CTGCGCTGGGGCCAGGGCTACACCTCGCAGCACATCGGCGCCGACGGCTATCCCTACGACGAGTGGCGCGATCAGAAGCCGGACGCGCTGACCGATACCGGCGCGCGGGTGCGCGTGCGAGTGGCCAGCCGCGAGGTGGCCTGTCGCGTGTGGCGCGTCGGCCGCTACGCCATCGCCCCGCTCTATCTGCTCGAGCCCACCGATCCGCGAGACCTCTGGATCACGCGGCGCCTCTACGACCCGCGTCCCGATTGCCGTGTGGCCCAGGAGATGCTGCTCGGCATCGGCGGCGTGCGCGCGCTGCGCGCGCTGCACCTGCCGGTCGAGCGCTACCACTTCAACGAGGGCCACGCGGTCTTCGCGGGCATCGAGATGATCGCCGATCGCATGGAGGCCGGCCTGGGCTTCCACGAGGCGTGGCAGGTCGCCCGGGAGTCGATCGTGTTCACCACCCACACCCCGGTGCCCGCGGGCAACGAGGTGCACTCCCTCGCCGAGCTACGGCGGCTCGGCGCCGGCTGCGAGCTGGTGGCCAGCGAGCTGGCCGAGATCGGGGGCGATCCGTTCAACATGACGGTGGCCGGCCTGCGGCTGGCCCACATCGCCAACGCGGTGGCGCAGCTGCACGGCGAGACCGCCCGGGCGATGTGGGCGCACGTGAAGGACGCGGCCCCGATCATCGCGATCACCAACGGGGTCCACGTCCCCACCTGGCAGGACGCGCGCATCCCCGCCGCGCACGGCAGCGACGAGCGGCTGCAGACGGCCAAGCGCGCGCTGAAGGGCGAGCTGCTCGCCGAGGTGCGCACGCGCACCGGCGTGCGGCTCGATCCGGCCGCGTTGACCATCGGCTTCGCCCGCCGCTCCGCCACCTACAAGCGGCCCGATCTGCTGCTGCGCGATGCGGAGCGCTTCGCCGCGCTCGTCCGCGGTCACCGGGTGCAGCTGCTGTTCTCGGGCAAGGCCCACCCGGCCGATCATGAAGGCAAGGCGGTCATCGCCCGGCTGGTCAACGCGCTCAAGCGCTGGCCGGAGAGCGTGGCCTTCCTCGAGAACTACGACATGGGGCTCGGTCGCCTGCTCACCCGCGGCTGCGACGTCTGGCTGAACACCCCGCGCCGGCCCATGGAGGCCAGCGGCACGTCGGGCATGAAGGCGGCCATGAACGGCACGCTCAACCTCTCGGTGCTGGACGGCTGGTGGCCGGAGGGCTGCGAGCCCGGCGTCACCGGCTGGGCGATCGGCGACGGCACCGTCGGGGGCGATCCCGACCTGCGCGATCTGCGCTCGCTCTACGAGACGCTGGAGCGCGAGGTCCTGCCCGCCTTTGCGGATCCGGACCGGTGGGTCCAGATGATGCGCGCGTCGATCCGCATGGCCACCGAGCGCTTCTCCTCGGACCGGATGGTCCAGGAGTACTTCGCGCGGCTCTACTCGGTCACTTCCCCTTCGCGATGACCTCGTCGAGCTCGCGGGCGCGCGCGGCGTCCAGCGGCCGGAGCCGGTCGACCACGCGGCGGGCGTCGTCGAGGCGACCCATCTTCACGTAGGCCTCGCCGAGGTATTCGAGCGCCTCCGGATACTCTGGCCGCAGTCGCAGCGCCTCGTCGTAGGCTCGGAGCGACTCCGGGTACTTGCCCTGCTGGCGCAGCGCGTAGCCGAGCCCGTTCCAGGCCTCGGGGTAGCTCGGCCTCATCTCGACCGCTCGGCCGAACGCGGCGCCCGCCACACTCCACTCCTTCGCCCGGGTGGCCGCCACGCCGCGGCGGTATTCCTCCTCCGCCGACGGCGCGGGCGGCATCTGGTCGCGGGGCGGCGCCGGCGTCATGTCGGCGCCGGCCGGCGCCGCGGTCAGCAGCAGGACCAAGGCCACGACCGCGTGCGCTCGCACCGTCAGGCCTCGATGCGCCGGGTGACCGAGCGAGTGGCCCCGAAGGTCGGCACGAGCACCGAGTGCTTTCCCGCGCCGCCCGCCACCACGATCATGATGTCCGACCACTGTCGCGCGATGGGCGCGCGAGTCTCCGGCGGTCGATCCTTGAACCCGGCGGGGTGGATCACCGCGAAACGCTCGATGTTCGAAGGATCGAAGCGCGAGAGCGGCACCTGCGCCCGCTCCCACAGCGCGCGCTTGAAGTCATCCTTGCTCCATCCGCCGCCCGCCACCGTCGCCGCGTGCTCCGGCCCCAGGATCACCAGCGGCTCGCCGCCCAGGTAGATGTTGTTCGAGCCGACCACCGCCGCGGTACCCGCCACCGTGGTGAGGATGCCGTCCGGCGTGGACGAGCCGTGATCGTTGATGTTGTGGGGCGCCTCCGAGCCGCACACCGTGACCGTGCTCACGTCCGGCGCGAAGCCGCGGTCCACCGAGAGCGGGGCCCACGGCGAGGCCGCCTCGTTCTCGGCCACGCAGTAGCTGTACTTGCCGGGGTGCCCGTGGGTCGCGCGATCCTCGTGGCCCGGTCGCGCGCCGCCCACGTTCTGCAGCGCCAGGCGCAGCGCACGCCCGATCACCGCGTTGGCGCGATGGCCCTGTCCGAGCGCGTTGCCCGCCCCGTTGATCCCGAGGCGCCCGGCGATCGGCCCGTTGACGATGATGAGCGGCGAGCAGGGATGCGTGGTGGTCTGCACCGCCTGCAGGTTGAACGCGGCCTGCCCGACCGCGTCCACCGCGGCCAGGATCACCGGCAGGTGCTCGGGCAGCGCGCCCGCGAGCACCGCATTGATCGCCACCCGCTCGACGGTGGCGCAGCCCAGACGCGGCGGCAGCACCGCGACGACATCACCGGCGGGCCGGCGGCTGGCCGCGAGCATGGCCGCGACGCGCTCCGCCGTGGCCGGGATCAGCGGCAGGCCGTCGCCCCAGCCCCGCTCCATCATGAACGACTGGAACTCGAGCAGATCGTCGGGCGCCCGGTGCGATCGTGGGTCGCCCTCCGCCGGGCGAGAGTCGACGCGACCCGTCGCGGCCCGGGTGAGCGCCGACAGCACGTCGCCCACCGCGGCCAGCGCCTTGCCCGCGACGAGGGACTCGGCGACTCCGCCGATCGGGTGCGGCACCGTGACGATGCCGAGATCGGGCAGGCCCTTGGCGCGCGCCTCGGCGAGCGCGAGCGGACGGAACTCGTGCGTACCCAGGACGACGGTGGCGAGGCCCCGCCCTTCCAGCTCGGTGGCGTCGTGGATACTCCACGACGTGCACGACCCTCAGTCCGCGGAGGCGGTCAGCGCGGCCCCGCACTGCGCCGCCATCTCGTCGAGCACCGCGGCCGTCGCCCCGTTGGAGGCGCCGGGCTTGCGCCAGACCCGCACGTCGCGCGCGCCGACCTTCTCGGCGAGCGCGCGGGCCACTCCCTCCAGCAGGACGCGCGCGTTGGGCTTGGAGTTGTCGAGGACGCCGATCACCGCGTCCTGCAACGAGCCCGGACGCGGCGCGAGCGCGCGGGGCGCCGCGGTGGTGGAGCCGACCGGATCGAGGATTTCCATGACGAGCATGATACTCCGGGCCCCCGGGCCCGTGTAGTACAGTCCTGGCGATCATGCCGACACGACCCCCGCTCCTCCGCCACGCGGCGACTCGCTACGTGCAGCCCCTCCGGGAGGGCGGCTCGCTCCCCGCGGTGGTCGACACCGACGGCGGCGGCCTCTTCGTGGTCAAGTTCCGGGGCGCCGGTCAAGGCGCGAAGGCCCTCATCGCCGAGCTGATCGTGGGGCGGCTCGCGCAAGCGCTCGACCTGCCGGTGCCCGGCCTCGCGATCATCGAGCTGGCCGCCGCCTTCGGCCGGAGCGAGCCCGACCCCGAGATCCAGGACATCCTGCGGGGGAGCCATGGGGTCAACGTGGGGCTCCGCTATCTGGACTCGGCCTTCAACTTCGACGCGAGCGCGGCGGGAGACCTGATCCCGGTCGACCTGGCCACGCGACTGGTGTGGCTCGACGCCTTCGTCACGAATCCGGATCGGACCCACCGCAATCCGAACCTGCTCGTGTGGCAGCGCCGGCCGTGGCTCATCGATCACGGCGGCGCGCTCTACGCCCACCACGACTGGGCCTCGGTGGACGAGGCGCGCACCCGCACGCCGTTCGCGCGCATTCGCGAGCACGTGCTGCTCGACCGAGCGGGCGACCTGGCCGCGATCGACGCCGCGCTGGCGGCCCACCTCGACGTCGACGTCATCGCCTCGGTGCTCGCGGAGGTGCCCGACGAGCTCTTCACCGACCCGGTGAGCTGTCGCGAGTTCACCACCGCGGCGGCCGCCCGCGCCCGGTACCGTGACTACCTCCTGACCCGCCTGCGCGCGCCCCGCGACTTCGTGGCCGAGGCGGGGCGGGCGCGCGAGCACCTGCGACGCGAGCCGCCGCGCCCGCTCTCGGCGCGGCGGTGAGCCCCGAGGCTCCGATGACCGACGACGGACGGATCGCCTACGACTTCGCGGTGCTCCGCGCGGTGCCCCACGTGCACCTCGGGGCCTTCGTGCCGGTCGGGGTGGTCGTGCACGCGCGCACCGCCGGCTATCTCGGCATGCGCACCCTCAGCGACCCGGCCGAGCTCGCCGCGCGGGTGCCCGACGTCGATCACGAGCTGCTCGCGCGCTATCTGCGCTCCTGCTGCGCGGTGGCCGCCGGGGATCCCGCGGCGGGGCCGGTGGCGCTGGCCCCGCCCTCGGAGCGCTTCCACTGGCTCACCGCGCCGCGCTCCGACGTGCTGCAGTCGTCGCCGGTCCACGCGGGTCTCGCGGAAGATCCGGCGCGGGCGCTGGACGAGCTGTTCGCCGCCTACGTGCTCGGCGCCGACCCGCGCGACGCCGGGGAGCGCTAGCATGGACGAGCGCGCGCGACGCCGGCACTTCTCGCTGCTGCGCGGCTTCCACCTGGCCGACCTCTTCACGATCGCCAACGGGTTTTGCGGCGTGGCCGCGGTGTTCCAGGCCATGACGTTCCTGGCCACCCAGAATCGCCGGAACCTCTATCTCGCCGCGCTTCTGGTGCCGCTGGCCCTGGTGATGGACGTCCTCGACGGGCGGATCGCGCGCTGGCGCCACCAGGCCTCCGAGATGGGACGCGAGCTGGACTCGCTGGCCGACGTCATCTCGTTCGGCGTCGCGCCCGCGGCCATCGCCTTCGCGGCCGGACTCGATCGCCCGCTCGACCAGCTCGCCCTGATGTACTTCGTGGGCTGCGGGCTGAGCCGCCTCGCCCGCTACAACATCACCGCCGGCGACCTCTCGCGCGAAGCGGGCAAGGTCACCTACTTCGAGGGCACGCCGATCCCGACCAGCGTGGTGCCGCTGGGCCTGCTGATGCTGGCGTTCCATCACGGCGACCTCTATCCGGTGACGATCGCCGGTCTGCGCTTCCACCTCGTCACGCTGCTGTTCGTCGTCTCGGGCAGCCTGATGATCAGCAAGACCCTCCGCATCCCCAAGCCGTAGGGCCGGCCCCGCGGTCAGCCGCCGCCACGCCGGCTCGAGGCCCTCGCCGCCGCGCCGGGCAGCAGCGCGAGCAGTACCCCCAGCGCGCAGACCGCGGCGGCGGCGAGGAAGGCCACGTGGAAGGCGGGGAGGAAGCCGTCGCGCGAGACCCGCGCGTCGAAGAGCGCCGCGGTCACCTGCACGCCGACCGCGCTGCCGAGCGTGCGGCCGAAAAAGGCCAGGCCGCCCGCCGCACCCTGCTGCGCCTGGGGGAATGCGGTCATCATCTGGGCCAGGTTCGGCACCTGGAAGAGACCGACCCCCACGCCGACCAGGGCCATCGCGACACCGACGAGGGC
The Candidatus Methylomirabilota bacterium genome window above contains:
- the pssA gene encoding CDP-diacylglycerol--serine O-phosphatidyltransferase; amino-acid sequence: MDERARRRHFSLLRGFHLADLFTIANGFCGVAAVFQAMTFLATQNRRNLYLAALLVPLALVMDVLDGRIARWRHQASEMGRELDSLADVISFGVAPAAIAFAAGLDRPLDQLALMYFVGCGLSRLARYNITAGDLSREAGKVTYFEGTPIPTSVVPLGLLMLAFHHGDLYPVTIAGLRFHLVTLLFVVSGSLMISKTLRIPKP
- a CDS encoding DUF3037 domain-containing protein; the protein is MTDDGRIAYDFAVLRAVPHVHLGAFVPVGVVVHARTAGYLGMRTLSDPAELAARVPDVDHELLARYLRSCCAVAAGDPAAGPVALAPPSERFHWLTAPRSDVLQSSPVHAGLAEDPARALDELFAAYVLGADPRDAGER
- the glgP gene encoding alpha-glucan family phosphorylase yields the protein MTAGHPPLVAYFSMEYGLHEELYSYAGGLGVLAGDFMKSAGDLGLPVVGVGLRWGQGYTSQHIGADGYPYDEWRDQKPDALTDTGARVRVRVASREVACRVWRVGRYAIAPLYLLEPTDPRDLWITRRLYDPRPDCRVAQEMLLGIGGVRALRALHLPVERYHFNEGHAVFAGIEMIADRMEAGLGFHEAWQVARESIVFTTHTPVPAGNEVHSLAELRRLGAGCELVASELAEIGGDPFNMTVAGLRLAHIANAVAQLHGETARAMWAHVKDAAPIIAITNGVHVPTWQDARIPAAHGSDERLQTAKRALKGELLAEVRTRTGVRLDPAALTIGFARRSATYKRPDLLLRDAERFAALVRGHRVQLLFSGKAHPADHEGKAVIARLVNALKRWPESVAFLENYDMGLGRLLTRGCDVWLNTPRRPMEASGTSGMKAAMNGTLNLSVLDGWWPEGCEPGVTGWAIGDGTVGGDPDLRDLRSLYETLEREVLPAFADPDRWVQMMRASIRMATERFSSDRMVQEYFARLYSVTSPSR
- a CDS encoding tetratricopeptide repeat protein; protein product: MRAHAVVALVLLLTAAPAGADMTPAPPRDQMPPAPSAEEEYRRGVAATRAKEWSVAGAAFGRAVEMRPSYPEAWNGLGYALRQQGKYPESLRAYDEALRLRPEYPEALEYLGEAYVKMGRLDDARRVVDRLRPLDAARARELDEVIAKGK
- a CDS encoding HipA family kinase, yielding MPTRPPLLRHAATRYVQPLREGGSLPAVVDTDGGGLFVVKFRGAGQGAKALIAELIVGRLAQALDLPVPGLAIIELAAAFGRSEPDPEIQDILRGSHGVNVGLRYLDSAFNFDASAAGDLIPVDLATRLVWLDAFVTNPDRTHRNPNLLVWQRRPWLIDHGGALYAHHDWASVDEARTRTPFARIREHVLLDRAGDLAAIDAALAAHLDVDVIASVLAEVPDELFTDPVSCREFTTAAAARARYRDYLLTRLRAPRDFVAEAGRAREHLRREPPRPLSARR